In Moorella sp. Hama-1, a single genomic region encodes these proteins:
- a CDS encoding phosphate ABC transporter substrate-binding protein: MLRKGKWLVILAVALVAVLVMAGCGKKELPAPQQGGSQQSSGQQQGASGTITAAGSTALQPLVDEAAKEYMQKNPNVRIVVNGGGSGNGLSQVFQGAVQIGNSDIFAEEKDGIDASQLVDHKVCVVGMAAVVNPNVKVDNLTNQQLIDIFTGKITNWKDVGGPDQKINIVNRPKGSGTRATFKKYALNGAEEAQGIAMEQDASGTVRKTIADTPGAIGYLALSYIDNSVLAVKIDGVEPTVANIADNKYKVWAYEHMYTKGQPTGEIKKFLDYMMSSDVQQNLVTQLGYIPITAMKVDRDAQGNVTPKK, from the coding sequence GTGCTGAGGAAAGGTAAATGGCTGGTCATCCTAGCGGTGGCCCTGGTGGCGGTTCTCGTCATGGCCGGATGTGGCAAAAAGGAACTCCCGGCTCCCCAGCAGGGAGGCAGCCAGCAGAGCAGCGGCCAGCAACAGGGCGCTAGCGGGACCATAACGGCGGCCGGTTCAACAGCCCTCCAGCCCCTGGTTGACGAAGCGGCCAAGGAGTACATGCAGAAGAACCCCAACGTCCGCATCGTCGTCAATGGCGGCGGCAGCGGTAACGGCCTCTCCCAGGTCTTCCAGGGTGCCGTCCAGATCGGTAACTCCGACATCTTTGCCGAGGAAAAGGACGGTATCGACGCCTCCCAGCTGGTGGACCACAAGGTCTGCGTCGTCGGCATGGCGGCCGTGGTCAACCCCAATGTCAAAGTGGACAACCTGACCAACCAGCAGCTCATTGATATCTTTACCGGCAAGATTACCAACTGGAAGGACGTGGGCGGCCCCGACCAGAAGATCAACATCGTCAACCGGCCCAAGGGTTCCGGTACCCGGGCGACCTTTAAGAAATACGCCCTGAACGGCGCCGAAGAGGCCCAGGGTATCGCCATGGAACAGGACGCCTCTGGTACCGTCCGCAAGACCATTGCCGACACCCCGGGGGCTATCGGTTACCTGGCCCTGTCCTACATCGATAACAGCGTCCTGGCCGTTAAGATCGACGGCGTCGAACCCACGGTGGCCAATATCGCCGATAACAAATACAAGGTCTGGGCCTACGAGCACATGTACACCAAGGGCCAGCCCACCGGCGAAATCAAGAAGTTCCTGGATTATATGATGAGTAGTGATGTCCAGCAAAACCTGGTCACGCAGCTGGGTTACATCCCCATTACCGCCATGAAAGTGGATCGCGACGCCCAGGGGAACGTAACACCCAAGAAATAG
- a CDS encoding LacI family DNA-binding transcriptional regulator: MGILEVAREAGVSVATVSRVLNHSGYVKQETYQRVMEAIRKLNYVPNGVARSMVKGSTRTIGLILPDVTNPYFPMLARGVEDAAAAQGYLVILCNTDNNPQTEAMYLKMLREKCVDGLVYVSASDRTDHVKEFAEAIPVVWVDRTAVGVEGDVVAGDDLLGGYIATRHLLQQGHTRIAFIAGPAGLMTSEERERGYRLALKESGLIPEEALIARGNFQFESGRRAMAEILNRTTPTALFAANDLMALGAMEVIAEAGLSIPQDIAVVGYDNIVFARLAKPPLTTVEQPSYMIGLTACEVVMERIARRELPVQKKLFKPNLIVRASS, encoded by the coding sequence ATGGGCATTCTTGAAGTCGCGCGGGAAGCAGGAGTTTCGGTTGCCACGGTATCACGGGTGTTGAACCACAGCGGGTACGTAAAACAAGAGACCTATCAACGGGTTATGGAAGCTATCAGGAAACTGAATTATGTTCCCAATGGGGTTGCCCGCAGTATGGTTAAGGGAAGTACCCGTACAATAGGGCTGATCTTACCGGACGTTACCAACCCGTACTTTCCGATGCTGGCCCGTGGTGTGGAGGATGCGGCTGCTGCCCAGGGATATCTGGTGATCCTTTGTAATACTGACAACAACCCCCAGACAGAAGCAATGTATCTGAAAATGCTTCGCGAGAAATGCGTCGATGGTCTAGTGTATGTCTCAGCCTCGGATCGCACTGATCATGTCAAGGAGTTTGCCGAGGCAATACCGGTAGTGTGGGTTGACCGTACTGCTGTCGGGGTTGAAGGAGACGTAGTGGCTGGGGATGATTTGCTTGGTGGCTATATTGCTACCCGGCATCTTCTACAGCAGGGACATACCCGTATCGCTTTCATTGCTGGCCCGGCCGGACTGATGACCTCTGAAGAACGCGAACGCGGCTACCGGTTGGCTTTAAAAGAATCCGGCCTCATACCTGAAGAGGCTTTAATAGCCCGAGGTAATTTTCAATTTGAATCCGGGCGTCGGGCCATGGCCGAGATACTGAACCGTACCACCCCAACGGCTCTATTTGCTGCCAATGATTTAATGGCCCTGGGTGCGATGGAAGTAATTGCCGAAGCAGGACTTAGCATACCGCAGGATATAGCTGTTGTGGGCTATGATAACATTGTTTTCGCCCGCTTGGCTAAACCCCCCCTGACTACTGTGGAACAGCCTTCCTACATGATCGGGCTGACCGCATGTGAAGTGGTTATGGAACGAATAGCCAGGCGGGAATTGCCAGTACAAAAGAAATTATTCAAACCCAACTTGATAGTACGAGCATCATCATAA